The Schistocerca piceifrons isolate TAMUIC-IGC-003096 chromosome 5, iqSchPice1.1, whole genome shotgun sequence DNA segment CCAAGCTTTATTTGCTCCTTTGTAGTGAAGGTATCACAGATACAATATTAAAGCAAACCATATGGAGCAGTTATATTCAATATACGCAGTACCAGAAAGTACCGTTTGTTCATCCCAATATATACTGATAGTTGATAGGAGCAACTTTTTTCACTAGAATTGTAAGTTTAGTGTGCACTAAGTTCTAAAGGATTTTTGGTTTGGTGGCTGAAAATATTAGCAAACAACTACATTACAATTTATTACATCCAAGAACGCTGAAAATTTCTAACACACGTGACTGATCGAAAGAAAGTACAAACAGAATATGACTTACAAAAAGGTAATTTCAATTGACTCATTCTATGTACTGTATTTAGTCAAGCATTTCTAAAAGTAAGGCTGCGAGACTAAGCTTGCTTTCTGTTGCAATAGGTGGTAGCTGACGAAAATAGAAGAAGCTACGTAGTTCACATAGTAAcatgagaaaattgttacttcgtAGTTTTCAAACTATTTATTCGTCTTAGAAACGACGCTGTCACTTTTACTGTTACCAGCTCTAAAGGTTGTTCTGAATTATTCCCCAATTAACATTTTTATCATTCAAAAATAACATAAAACTTATTATTAAGCTAGCAAGACAATTACTCTACATAAAATCGCTGAACTATTAAGTTTTCACGTAAGTTTTAGTACAAATGCGTACCGAAGGAGTTCaagaaatcagtaattttttttatgctTCCGGTAATTACTTCGATATATTCACGATTTGCCCAATCTTGCTGTATTTGTTTTTGTATAGTTTCCCGATGCACAACAGCCATTTTCAAAATGACAGCTCCACAACCGTGCTTCTGACGACTTCCTACCAGTACCAGCTGATTGCcagcttcctttccttctccttgACTACAAAAAACGACAGAAACATAACAAGGTGAGACAAGGCAAagacttcagctttgctgtacacGACGAGTATCACGTGACAGAACGAGACTTTAAGGTTGATAAATTTAGAGACTTGCGGGCATTCCTCAagcatataatttataagtcacagcAACTTCTGAAAATCCAAAAACAGCCACGCGGCAACCACATATCAACAGACAGAATAAAAAGGTGATttctaataaaaataattatctgtTTCACACTACGCAAATAAAACTACCAACAGAGCACTTATAACTTTTTAATAACATTTGCACTGTGGCCGATAAACAGAGATAAACAAAATACCAATTATTTCAGTGTGTATCCACGAATTTTACAGAGTTTATTATCCCATTACTTGTGTCTACACAGCTGTGGGTAAGGGAGAAAATAAGATATTTAGTCCCACATATACTTGATAACAACTTCCAGTTGTACAAACATGAATGCTTGCACAATATAAAGCATGGAATAACAGAAAAGTAAACCAAAGCTCAGCTATATCAAACAGCTTAAAACTGCCACAGCACGGAACGTTTGTGCGTCACTGTACATTTGTGAGAACAAAACGTCAGAAAAGGTCCCTACATGACTCCCCCTCTAAGGTGTGTTTACACCTGTGTGCCTTGCGGCCAGTCGCCGTGCCGCTGCGTTTGCCCGACACGCAAGTACAGACACGTGTCTCCCTGTCAGGTATGAGGAGACTCTACCCCCATGTGCAACAAATCAGAATCTTGCGCGTGTATGCACCGGTGCATACACCTCCTTGCCTCTTGTACCAATTGCTCAAGGAAAATAGCACAGGTGTAAATGCATCTTTAGTGCTACCGACAGTGCAGACTGAATTTCACATGACGTTCAACCGTCGTAATTACTCCTTTCTTGAAACCAGGCAGTGAATCTCGTGAGTCATTGGTTCTAACAGGGAGTGAGATAGCAATCCTCGACGTCGTTCTTGATGTCTCATTGTCTGGTCCACTATGGTGCTTGTGGGGTATAGAACACCTCTTGTTGCTGATTATTGTGTCTACTCTCATTTGCGTTCTGTGGTGGTTGTAATATCTGCATCCAGAAACGCTGGCTTGACCTGATGCAATGCGACTGTGATGGATTTACCATTGATCATTATGCAGAAAGTATTGCTGCCCCTACTGACTACCGAATATGGTCCATCATATGGTGGCTGCAATGGCTTATGCTCTGCATTGTTGCATAAGAACACATGTGTACACTTGTCTAGCTCTGCAAAACTGAACGAGTATCTTTCCAACTAGTTTCTACCCATTGTAAATCTCAGCTGGCATAAATGTTCTCTTAATTGGGTGGTGAAATCTGAGGTGGTGTCTGTGTGATCTATTATGTGCAAAGACTCCAAGTAGGTGTAACCTTTGTCCACATACCAGTTCCGCTGCTGTACTCTTCAGATCACTCTTAAATGACGTTTGTAGACCTAAAAGGACGACAGGTGGTGTCTCTCTCCATTTCGGCATTGCGTGACATCTCAATGCTGCTTTTAACTGCCAATGAAAACTCTCAACGATACAGTTTGATGTGGGGTGGTATGCTGTGATGCATATGCACTTGGTGCCTAATAATGTGGTCAATGCTCTGATGATGTAGGCTTCAAATGGCTGTCAGTGGTTTCGAAATGCCTCAAGTCACCCGGTGAACCTGTCTACCACCGTGAGCAATAATTGTAGTCTTCTGAAGATGTGAGTGGCCCTACGACGCCAGTGTCCACATGCTCAAAACTCTGATCTGGCGGAAGAAATGGGCCTAACGGTGCTCTCACATGTGGCTCGATTTTATTTGTCTGGCGTGCCATGCATCACTTTACAATAGTTCTGCAGTCTGTCTGCATACCTGTCCATATAAAGTTCTGTTTGACTAATCTGACAGTGCCCCTTACTCCCGGGTGTGCCAGATTGTGCATTGATAGTGTTGCTTGTGCTCTGAATTTCTGTGGcaaaaatggccgtatctttccTCCTGCGACTTCTCAATATAACTCTACGTTTGCTTCAGGCGATGTCACCAGTTGTAAGCTTAATCTTTTTGATTGTTGCAATAAATCACGTAACTATCACTTTGTTGCACATGCTCGAAGGCTTAGCAATCAATGGCATTTCTCACTATTTCCACACGTGTGGTGTCGTCTGCTACTGTGTTCATTGTTTCTACACACGAAAGTGCGTCCGCTGGGACATTTAGCTTCTGTTCCATATACACAGTGTTGCTCGCGAAGTGGCTGATATAATCTAAGTGTCACAGCTGCCTAGGCAGTGCTTTCTCCAGCTTTAATTTAAAAGTGTAGGTAAGTGGCTTATATCTGTGTAAATGATGGACTGTCGTCCTTCTAATGCGTGTCTGGATGCATTGACTGCAACGTAAGTGGCGCCCTACGTTGCTGAGATGGCGACAACTTATGACTACAGAATGCAATGGGCTGGAAACACTGATAAATCTGTCGCTGATGTGCAGCACCAATAGTAGTGGAATGTACACAACCAGGTATGCTAATAGGGCGGTCTCTGCTATAGCTGTTTTCACAGCCTGAAACGCGATGTCTACCTAGTCCAATGCACCCTGTAGTTAGGCTTCAATGTGCCCATAGGTAGTCCGTTCAGTGATGAACTTG contains these protein-coding regions:
- the LOC124798395 gene encoding probable protein BRICK1-B, producing the protein MAVVHRETIQKQIQQDWANREYIEVITGSIKKITDFLNSFDMSCRSRLATLNEKLTTLERRVEYLEARVTKGETLT